Below is a genomic region from Catenuloplanes atrovinosus.
CTCCAGCGCCGGCCACCCACCGGCGATCATCACGCACGCCGGCGGCGGCACCGACCTGCTCGACCAGGGCCGGTCCCGCCCGCTCGGCGTCCGCGGCGCGGCCGAGCGCCCCGAGGCGGAGTACGTCGTGCCCGCCCGCGCCACCGTCCTGCTCTACACGGACGGGCTGGTCGAGCGACGACGCACCCCGCTCACCACCGGCATCGGCCGGGTCAGCACCGTCGTCCAGCGCGGGCGCTCCGCCCCGCTCGGCGACCTCGCCACGGAGGTGATGGACAGCATGGCCCCCGACACCGGGTACGACGACGACGTCGCGCTGCTGCTCTACCGCCACCCCGGCCCGCTCGCGCTGGAGTTCCCCGCCGAGGCCACCCGGCTCGCCCCGGTCCGGTCCGCACTGCGCCGCTGGCTGGAACGCTGCGGCATCGACACCGGCACCGCGCAGAACGTCCTGGTCGCCGCCGGCGAGGCCTGCGCCAACGCGATCGAGCACGGCCACCGCCAGCTGCACGGCGGCCTGATCCGCCTGACCGCCGCCGTCACCGCGAACGACCTTCACCTGAGCGTCATCGACACCGGGCGTTGGCGTACCCCCCGCCCGGAGGACAATCCCCACCGGGGCCGCGGGCTGGTGCTGATCCGCGCCCTGATGAACGAGGTCACCATCACCACCGGCACCACCGGCACCGTCGTCGGCATGCGAGCGAGGATCCCGCAATGAGCGACCGTTTGGAGGGCGATCCCGCATGAGCACTGAACTGTCCTTCGCGACGACCTCGCGGCCGGACGGCGCCCTGGTCCTCGCCGTGGCCGGCGAGATCGACATGAGCAACGCGGCGGCCTTCGCGTCGGCGCTCGCGTCGGCGCACTCCGACGCGGACTCCTTCATCGTCGACCTGACCAGGGTGGAATACCTGGACAGCGCGGGTCTCGCGGTCCTCTTCCGCCACGTCGACCACGCCAAGCTGGAGGCGGCACCGCTCCTGGCCCCGGTCCTCACCATCGCCGGCCTCGACGACATCACCACCATCCAGTAGGGTTCCCCGGCTCCGGCTCCGGCTCCGGCTCCGGCTCCGGCTCCGGCTCCGGCTCCGGCTCCGGCCCCGGCCCCGGCCCCGGAGCCGCCGTGGTCCCGGCCCCGGGCACCGGGTCTGGCCCGCCGTGTCCCTGCCCTGGCCACCCGGCTCTGGCCCGCCGTGGCCCTTGGCCCGGCGACCGGGCCTGCCCGACGTGGGCTTGTCTCGGCCACCGGCTTGTCTCGGCCACCGGCTTGTCTCGGCCACCGGCTTGTCTCGGCCACCGGCTTGTCTCGGCCACCGGCTTGTCTCGGCCACCGGCTTGTCTCGGCCACCGGCTTGTCTCGGCCACCGGCTTGTCTCGGCCACCGGCTTGTCTCGGCCACCGGCCTGCCTCAGCCACCGGCTTGTCTCGGCCACCGGCCTGCCTCAGCCACCGGCCTGCCTCAGCCACCGGCCTGCCTCGGTCCCGGCACACCGCGCCCGAAATATCGTATATATGTGCGTCTCACTGTGGGTGTCGGCGACTAAAGATACGTAGAGCACGTAATCAGCGGCTCTTAACGTGCTCTACGTATCAGTAACCAGTCGATCATGCAGTGGAGCCCAGGGCGGCATAGCGCCGCGCCGCCATAGCAAGCCGCTTTTCGGGCATACCGGATGGAGCGCCGGCGCCCGAGAGCGAGAGCGCCGACGGTGTCGGGGCTGCGGTTACGCGGCGTGGGGAACCCGGCGCGAGCACGCGCCGCCCCGCGTTCGGAGGCAACTCTCGACAACTGATTCATGGTGCCGAGCGAGACCGTGACGAAGCGTGACTGCCCCGGCCATCGCGGCCGTGGCCTCGAGAACCTTCGACCTCTGCATGAATATGAGTGATCGCTCATCACACGAAACATGGTGAAATTTCGATCGCAGCGGCAGCTCTTGCCCCGCCCCGGACGAGGCCGCCACGCGACGAAGGCGGACGAGCGCAGCCGCGAACGCGGTAATGACCAGGTTTTCAGAGAAGGTGAGTGGTGCGGGACCGGTGCCCGCGGGAGCGTGCGGGCGGTGACCACGCCGGAAGCGGGAAAAGGGATCAGCGGCCGGAACGGAAGGTGCGCCGGTAGGTGAGTGGGGATACGCCGATGGCGGCGTGGAGGTGCTGGCGCAGGGAGGTGCCGGTGGCGAAGCCGACCCGGGCGGCGATCTCGTCGACCGGGAGGTCGGTGGATTCGAGCAGGTGGCGGGCGCGGGTGAGGCGTTGCTGGGTGATCCAGCGGCCGGGGCTCATGCCCACCTCGTCGGTGAAGCGGCGGGCGAACGTGCGCGGGCTCATCCGGGCGCGGGCCGCGAGGTCGTCGATGGCGAGTGGCTCGCGGAGGTGGGTGAGGACCCATTCGCGGGCGGCGGCGGTGCCGTCCTGCGGGTCGCGGGGGACGGGTGCCTCGATGTACTGGGCCTGGCCGCCGTCCCGCCACGGGGGGACCACGCAGCGGCGGGCGGCGCCGTTGGCGACCTCGGTGCCGTGGTCCCGGCGGATCAGGTGGAGCAGCACGTCGACGCCGGAGGCGGCGCCGGCCGAGGTGAGGATGTCACCGTCGTCCACGAACAGTACGTCCGGGTCGAGGTCGACGCGGGGGTAGAGGCGGCGGAACCGGTCGGCGGCCTGCCAGTGCGTGGTGGCCGGGCGGCCGTCGAGCAGTCCGGCGGCGGCCAGTACGAACGCGCCGGTGCAGATCGACACGAGCCGGGTGCCGGGGCGGATCATCGCGAGCGCGGCGGCTATCGGCGCGGACAGTCGCGGGTGCACCTGCGTGGACGTGCCGGGGCGCGGGGCGAACGGCGTGATCACCACGGTGTCGGCGGTGGCCAGCACCTCCGGGCCGTGCTCCACCGCGATCGCGAAGTCGGCGGACGTACGCACGGGGCCGCCGTCCGCCGTGCAGGTGACCACCTCGTACCGGCCGTCGGTCGCGCCGAGGATGCGGCTCGGCATGCCCAGCTCGTACGGGTACACGCCGTCGAGCGCGAGGACGACCACCCGGTGCGTCATGGCGGGACCCCGATTCCACGATTGGCAGGATTCCATCGGAAGGTGGCAATCATGCCATGTCTGCGGCCGGACGATCCGGGCACACTGAGACCATGACTGAGACTCCCACGATGCGCGCGATCAGCCAGGACACGCTCGGCACCCCGGACGTGCTGCACGAGGTGCGGGTGCCCCGCCCGGTGGCCGGTCTGGGCGAGATCCTCGTCCGGGTGCACGCGGCCGGCGTCAACCCGACCGACTGGAAGCACCGCGCCGGCCTGCCCTGGATGCGCGAGCCCAAGCCGATCCTCGGCTGGGACGTCTCCGGCGTCGTCGAGCAGGCCGGCGTCGGCGTCACGCTGTTCAAGCCGGGCGACGAGGTCTTCGGCATGCTGCCGTACCCGCGCGGCGCCGGCGGATACGCCGAATACGCCAAGGCCACCGCCCGCTCGTTCACGCACAAGCCGGCGAATCTGGACCACGTGCACGCGGCCGCGCTGCCGCTCGCCGCGCTCACCGCCCACCAGGCGCTGATCGACACGGCCGACCTCCAGCCCGGTCAGCGCGTGCTGATCCACGCCGCCGCGGGCGGGGTCGGCCACCTGGCCGTGCAGATCGCCAAGGCGCGCGGTGCGTACGTGATCGGCACCGCCAGCGAGCCCAAGCACGAACTGGTGCGCGGGCTCGGCGCGGACGAGGTGATCGACTACCGCCGGGCCGACTTCGTGGACGCCGTCGATGCCGGTTCCCTCGACGTCGTGCTCGACACGGTCGGCGGCGAGACGCGCGGCCGGTCGCTCGGCCTGCTGCGCCGGGGTGGCACGCTGGTGACGCTGGTGTTCAGCCCCGATGACACCGCGGACGCGACCAAGGCCGCCGACCTGGGGGTACGGCTCGAAGGGCTGCTCGTCGAGTCCGACCACGCCGGGATGCGGGCGATCGCGGGGCTCGCGGCGGAGGGACGGCTGCGTCCCGAGATCGACGCCACGTTCCCGCTCGCGGAGGCCGCGAAGGCACACGCGCACGGCGAGACGGGACGCACCACGGGCAAGCTGGTCCTCACGCTCGGCTGATCCGCCGGGCCGGGGCGTCAGGTAAGGCGTGCGGGTGGGCGCCGCCCGCGGGTGGTCCGCCGAGGTGACGAGCGGCCTCGGCCACCCCGGCGGCGTCCACCGTCCACGGCGGACCGTTCGGGTTGCTGGTTTACTCGCTGAACCTGGTCACCGAGTAGGCGTGCTCGAACCGGCCCGCGGCCAGGTCGTCGCGGTGGATCGTGAACGAGCAGAAGTAGAACTCCTCGGACGCGGGGAAGCGGGCCAGCGAGATCCACTCACTCGCCAGCCGGTGCTGCTCCTGCTCCACGTGGGTATACCACTTCGCCACCGGAATGACGATCTCACCGGCCTTCTCGCGCCCCGCGAGCGTCTGCTCCGCGACCATCCGCAGGAACTCCTCGTCCGCGTACCCGCCGAGGTAGGCGCTGGCGAGCCCGTCGTCGAGCGGCCAGATCTCGCGGGCCGCGGCGCGCAGCTCCCTCCAGTGTGGAATGTCCCGGTCCCGCTCGTCGATCACCCTCTGCTGGAACGGCGACACGTCGTCGTCCTCGTCCTCGTCCTCGTCGTCCTCGTCCTCCTCCTGGTCCCTCGGGAGCCAGTCGGGGAACTCGGCGACGAGCACCGCCCGGACCTCGTACTGCTCGTCGTCGACCAGGCCCGGGTGCGGGGCGTCCGCGACCTCGGTATCGGTGCCGGCCGGTACGTGCACGATTCGCGTGTGACTCCGGTCGTCGGTGCCGCCGGCCAGGTGGTCCTTCTCGTGGTCGACGAAGAACAGCAGCGAGCCGTCCGCCGGCAGCTCGAAGCCGTCCACCCGGGGCAGCGCCGCACAGTCGACGGAGAAGACGAACGGCAGCGCACCGTTTCCACCCGACGGCCACTCCGCGCCGACCGGCAGCCGCGGCAACCCGCCGAACCGCCCGACCGGCTCACCCCGCGGGCCCCCGATCAGCCAGATCGACAGCCGGAGGTGCTCGATGAACCTGTTGATCTCGTCGTCCGGCACGCCCAACGCGACCGCCGCGCGGCGAAACCGCCCCTGATGATCCATGGCACAGCATGATGCCACGGACGCATCGACGATCAGCGGCGGGTGCGTGCGCGACGTTTAGGGTTATTTAGGGATGGTCCGCTTGAGGGACGATCGGGTCGGCTGTTCTCCTTGAACGGTCCCTCACCCCGCTGGAAGAGGCCATCCCATGCAGAGGCGCACCCTGTTCACCCTCGCCCTGTCCGGCACCGCCGTCGGCACGCTCGGCGCGACCGGCGTCGCCTCCGCGGCGGCGCTCGATCCGGGGCTGCCACCCGGCGGGAACTTCGACCTGTCCGTCTGGTCGTTGCAACTGCCGATCGGCTCGCCGGGAAGCCCGGAGACCATTCCGCCCGCGCGGCTGAAGGGCCCGGCCGGATACAGCAACCCGGCCTACTTCTGGACCGACAGGAACGACGGATCAATGACGTTCTGGGCACCCGAGAAGGGCGTCACCACGCCGAACTCGAAATACGCCCGGTCGGAACTGCGCGAGATGAACCCCGACGGCAGCGCCGCCAACTGGACGCTCGCCGGAAGCCACACGCTCAGCGCCCGACTGCGCGTGGCGTCCGTGACCAAGAACGTGGCGGTCGGCCAGGTCAAGCTCGGCACCGGCGGCCCGTCGACCAAGCCACTGGCCGAGCTCTACTACCGCCCGAACGGCGACATCTTCCTCGGCACGCAGAACTCCCCGGACGCCAGCGGCCAGACGCTCCACAAGGTCGGCGTCGTCCCGCTCGGCACCACATGGACCTACGTCATCCAGGTCAGCGACTCGACCATCAACCTCACCATCAACGGTACGCGGACGAGCTACGCCATTCCGCCCGCGTTCCACCCGTACCGCCAGTATTTCAAGGCCGGCTCGTACAACCAGTCCTCGTCGGAGAGCACCACCAACGGCGCCAAGGTGAAGTTCTACGCCCTGACCGTCCGGCATTAGGAGCGGACCGCTGGCTGGTCCGGTGGCGGCCGACCTATTGCCAGCGCCTCGGCCGGTCCCCGCTGACATTCGCCGACGATCCCGGAGCCACGCTCGTGGTCTCGTTGCCGCACGCGCATCCGAGCGATTGGCGGGGTCTGCCGAGCGCGCCCGTCCGCCCGTCCACCGTCGCGCGAGCCGTCCGCCGGGCGCCGGCCACCGGTTGTCAGCCCGCCCGGCCGGGCCCGCCGTTCAAGCTCGGATTCGACGGTCAACCGAGCCCCGGGCGCCGGGCCAGTCCGTCCGCGCGGAGAATCATCACGGCGAGGTAGATCGCCGGAACAATCATCAGGAGATCGGCCGCGACGGCCACGACCTCGATCCGCGGAATCCGCACCCGCGGCGGACCACACCGGTCCACGGCGGAACGCGGCGAGCGCTTGCCGGGAGGGCTTAGCGTTGCGGGGTATGGATGCTGCGCTGTTGGGTGTGGTTGCCGCTCTCGGCGGCACGGTACTCGGCGCCGGCGGCCAGTTCCTTCAATCTTGGCTCCAGCTCTCCTGGCAGCGGCACGAGCAGGCGCGCCATGTCGCCGATAGATTGATCGACGACCGCCGGAATGCGTACGTCGATTTCATGGCCGCGGCGTCGGCGCACGGTAATCGCATGGCGGAATTGTGCTTCGTCAAGAACAAGGCTCATAACCTTGGGGTGAACGGTGTCGAGCAAGCCACGACGGCCGCCTTTCAGGCTCGGCAGGACTTGATGATCCCTTTGTGGAGGATGCGCCTCGTCGCCTCGGAGCAGGTGCGCGCCGCCGGAGAAGAGGTGATGCAGGCCCTCTGGTCGATGGAGGAGCGGTACAAGACCGCCACGATGGTCGAGGTGGAGCAGTTCAACCCGCACATCTGGGTGCCCGCCCGCGAGAAGTTCCTCGCCGCCTCACGAGCCGAGATCTCGGCCCTCTCAACGGCAGATAGACCTCGTACTGGCAAGATACCTATGAGCTGGCATCGCCGCGCTTGAGGTCATCCGCGCGCGTGACGGGGGCGTGAAACGACGCCGGCGCGGGCTCCATCACCGCTACGCTGACTCGACATTCCTCGCCGATCGGACTTCAAGATCCGCGATGTTGGTCGATGCGACTCCGAACGACCGGCCAGGTCAGATTCGCTGTCTGGGAAAGCTCCCGGTCAGCAGGATCGTGACGACGGCGAGGGTGCCGCTACCAACGCTGACCATGCCACCGACCGAAATCCCCGTGCCGACGAAGTAGGCGGACAGGGCCAGCGAGGCGCCGAAGACCAGTATGGCGGCGACGAGCCGGGCCCAGGCCATGCGTCTGGCGTGTCGCGCATCATGCGCAATCTCCGCCATCAGAGCGGCCGCCGACGCCGGGTCGATGTCGGCCAACTGTTTGATTGTCCCGACCGGCAGTAGCCCGGGCCACGACGATGTCTGCCGCTGCATGATCATTCCTCCGGTGAGCCGGTTCGGTCCGACGAGGACCCGAGCCTCAGGTTTAGGCCCGCTCGGGTAAGTTCCTCCTCGAGCCTCAGACGCTCTGCCTCCAGATCCATGCCGGTCAGCTGGTCAAGATACTCGGGAATCCCCAGGCGTCTACTGGCCACGCGCAGGCGTTCGTCGTACGCCCGAAGCACCGCAATCTGCCAAACTAGTGATTGAGTCGCGATGCCGAATCGATGCCGGTACAACCGGCGAAGGTCAGCGATCAATGTTGCGATCTCGGGATCGGCGGCGGGCAGTGGCATGGCCGCAAGTGTCGCTGGATACCTGTTGGTGCGTAGCGCGGCCGTCGCGAGAACTGCCTGCTCGATACGAAGGTGTGCTTTGGCGAGTAGCTGCCGGATGCGGGGTCCGATCACCACCCAAGCCGTTCGAGGCCGCACCCGTCCCATCTTGACCTGGGCAAGGCGGCTCGTCAGTCGATCTTCAGAGATGCGCCGTTCGATCAGTTCGTCGACTCGGCCAAGGATGGCGGTGATCTCCTGCGGCGTAAGGTCCGCGAACTCGGCGTTCATCGCGGCCCCCTCTGGCCGGGGCCGTCATCCTGCCCGGTCAACATTCGCCTGACCGCAGTCCGTGCTTGCCGCAACGTGCTCCGCACTGTCTGGGGGTCCTTCTCTAGCAGCTCCGCGATCTCGGCCGGGCTCCAGCCGTCATAGGTGAACGCCATGACTGCCCGTTGTTCCTTGGGCAGACGGCCGACTAGATCGAGCACGAGTTCTTCGCTCTCGTCGTCGGGCAGTGAGCAGTCACGCTTAGGAGTGAGGTGATCGATCATTTCCCATAGCCGCCGCGTCCGGCGCCGTTCCCTCAACCGAACCTTGAGGAAGTGGTTGCGGGCCACGCGCCACACCCACTTGTCCGGTTCGATGATCGTGTCCCATAGTGGATGCGCGGCCGACATAGCTGCTGCCGCTGCGTCCTCAGCCTCGTCGAACCGAGCTGCCTCTACCTTCACCAGCAGTGCGATCAAGCTCGTGAAGCGAGCGCGAAAATAGTCGTCGAACGGAATCCGCCTCTCGGTCCCCTCAGCCACGGCTCACCACGCTCACCGTCCCATTCTCATCGGCGGCGCCTATCGCTGCCTCTGATGAGAAGGTCCCAGCACGCACTTTCGCGTGCATCGGTCCGGGCAAGATTTTCTGGGAAGTCGATGAGAAACTCGTGCAGCCACGTCGCAGTGATGAGTCCTCACCGCACGCGATTTTCGAAGAGCAACTCGCGGGCGTCCCGAAACGATCATGCAAATCGGGAAGTCGGCCTTGCGGTTGACGACCACGCCTGCGGAGGGCGAGACGCGGCGGACCAGGCGGCAGATCTGGCCATGCGCCGCGCCGATGCCGGCTGCGGAGTTTGCGGGACCGCCCGCGGACCGGCGGGGAGGCCGGCCACGGCCGGGCGGTGCCAGCTCCGAGCAGGCGGACCGCGACCCCGCCGGAAGCGGGAGGATCTAGGAGGTCTTCAGCGCCTCCCGCACCGATCCCCAGGATTGCAGCAGCTCGCGGACGTCGTCGCGGGTCTCGGCGGCGACGGCCGTGGCGTGGGCGCGCTCGAGTACGTCGTCGATCAGGACTCGTGCGCCGGTGGACGAGGACTGGACGGCTGCCTCGACCATGGTGAGGCTCAGGACGTTCTCGTGGACCTCGCCCATCGGCGGGACGCCGGTGCGCAGCGCGTGGGTGAAGGCGCGCAGCGAGCCGGCGATCTCGTGGCCGGGGTCGGTGGGGCCGGCGGCGGTCAGGGTGGAGGTGGTTTCCATGACGGGTGGGTCGTCGCCGTTCCAGGTGGCGGAGCCGTGTTCGGCGGAGAGGCGCCAGGTGCCGTTCCAGGAGGTTTCCAGGCCGGGGGAGCACCAGCTGCCGGTGTAGACGTATCGGACGCCGCCGGTCATCTCGAACGTGGCGGTGGCGGCGGCGTCGCCGGCGTACCAGCTCCAGGGCGGGTTGTGCTCCTCGCAGTAGACCGAGACGGGCTCGGCGCCGAGCACGAAACGGGCGGTGTCGAACGGGTGGATGGCCATGTCGAGCAGCAGCGGATGGTCCATCGTGTCGCGGAACCCGCCGAACCGGGGGGCCCTGAAGAACTCGGTGGTGAGCAGGCCGGGGCGGCCGAGGACGCGGGCCTGTTCGCGCAGGGCCCACAGGTGCGCGTTGTAGCGGCGGGACTGGCTGACCATGAACAGTTCGCCGGTGAGTTCGGCGGCGGCGACCAGGGACAGCGCCTGGGCGACGGTCTCGGCGACCGGCTTCTCGCCGAGCACGGGGAGGCCGGCGAACAACGCGGCGGTGGTGACCGGGTGGTGCGCGGCCGGAACGGTCACGTTGATGAGCGCGTCGGCGCCGGTGGACAGGGCCAGCGCGACGCCGTCGGTGCCGGTCGGGACGCGGCCCTCGGCGGCGGACTCGGCGGCGGCCGGGTCGAGGTCGGCCACGCCGACGAGATCGACATCAGGGTCATCGGCCACGGTACGGATCCAGGCGCGCCCCATCGCGCCCGCGCCGACCACGACCACGCGCAGCGGGGACGTCACAGCGGGCCCCCGTAGCCGTGGCCGCGGTAGAAGTCCTCGGTGTCGTAGCGCAGCAGCGTCGGGGTGGCGCGCTCGGGGCGGTCCGTGACCGCCCACTCGACCGCGTTCGCGATGACCGTGCGCACGCCGTCGTGGTGGTACGTGGGGTAGTCCTGGTCGCCGGGGCGGAAGTAGAAGATCCGGCCGTGGCCGCGGCGGAACGTGCACCCGGACCGGAACACCTCGCCGCCGGAGAAGGACGAGATGAAGACCAACTCGTCGGGGGCGGGGATGTCGAAGAACTCCCCGTACATCTCGTCCTCTTCGATGATCATCGGGTGCGGGACGCCGCGCGCGATCGGGTGCGTGGGGTCCACGGTCCAGACCAGCTCGCGGTCGTGCGCGGACCGCCAGCGCAGCGTGCACGTCGTACCCATGAGCTTGGTGAAGATCTTGGACCAGTGGCCGGAGTGCAGCACGATCAGGCCCAGGCCGGCCAGCACGTGGCGGTGGACGCGCTCGACGACCTCGTCGCCGACGTCCGCGTGGGCGGCGTGTCCCCACCAGGTCAGGACGTCCGTTTCGCGTAGAACGTCCTCGGTCAGCCCGTGTTCGGGCTCCTGCAGCGTGGCGGTGCGGACGGCCACCCGATCGCCGAGTTTCTCCGTGATTCCCTGAGCGATCGCGCCGTGCATACCGTCCGGATAGCGCGCGGCCACCTCGGGTTCATGCTGCTCATGGACGTTCTCGCCCCACACGGTGACGCGGATCGGACTAGGCACGGCTCCCCCTCGATCGTTTCCTCCAGCTTTCCACGGTCGCCGCCGCTGGTCTCGGCCTGGCACCATCGGACGGTGACTCTCACCCGTGTCCGCACCGTCGCCTCCATAGCCGTGGTCCTGATGGTCGCCGCGGCGGCGGTGTGGTTCATCGAGCGGGCCGTGCGCCCGCCCGGCCCGCGCCCCGCCTTCCAGCTCCCGGTCGCCTGCGGCGAGACCTGGCGGCTCAGCACGTACCCGGGCCACGGCGAGTTCGACGTCGACCTCTACCCGACGTCCGGCGAGACCTGGGGGCGGCCGGTGCTCGCCTCGTTCGGCGGCACCGTGGTGCGGGCCGGCATCAACGGCCGGCTCGGCGAGCGCACGCCGGACGACCCGGACGGCGAGATGGGCCGCGGCGGCGGCTACTGGGTCAAGATCGACCACGGTGGCAAGTGGTCCACGCTCTACCTGCACCTGCTGGAGCCGCCCATGGTCCGCGAGGGCCAGCGCGTCGAGATGGGCGACCAGCTCGGCCGGCTCGGCAGCACCGGCGAGTCCAGCGCGCCGCACCTGCACTACGAGCAGCAGCGCGGCGGCGAGAAGGTGGAGACGCACTTCGCGGGCGAGCCGTCCACCATCACGCACGACGAGGAGGAGTACGCGGTGAACCGGGTCAGCGGCAACTGCCCGTGAGGCACGATCCCAGGAGCCGATGACCCCCCGCCGGTACGTACCGTGTGCGCATGGATTCCCCTGATGCCGTCACGCGCGGGCCCCGGGCGGGGCGGATCGCGGTCGTCGCCGTCCTCGCGCTGCTGGTGCTGGCCGTCCTGACCGGTCGGTGGCTCTCGCCGAACCTGCTGCTCGGCACGCGCACCACCGAGCTGTCCTGCCGCGACGGTCTCTGCGTCGAGCAGGTGCGCCGCGGCGAGACGCTGATCCTCGCGCCGTACGACCGGATCCGGGTCGGCGTGCGGGGCGGCGCGCGCGCCTACGTCGCGGACAACCCGTTCGGCGACAGCCCGCTCACCGTCGAGTGGGCCGGCGGCGGCGTCCGGATCACCGACGGTACGGCCACGCTCTCCTGGGACGCGGCCGTGCTGGCCCGGCTCGGCGACTGACTCACTCCAGCCCGGCCCGCGCGCGGGCCCGCTGGTCGGGGGAGCCGATGTCGTCCGCGATCGCCAGGGCCTCGGCGTGCCGGTCCCGCGCCTCCGCCCGGTCCCCGGCGGCGCGGGCGGCCTCGCCCAAGCCGTTGAGCGCACGGGCCTCGCCGTACCGGTCGCCGGTCTCCCGGTACATGGTCAGCGCCAGCCGATGCAGGTCCACGGCCTGCTCCGGCCGGCCCAGCCGGGTGTGCAGCGTGCCGAGGCTGTCCAGGATGTTCGCCTCGCCGGTGCGGCTTCCGATCTGCCAGTAGAGCGCCAGCGCCCGCTGGAACCGCGCGGCGCCCGCGTCGTACCGGCCGGCCAGCACGTCCAGGTCGCCCAGCCCGTTCAGCGCGTTGGCCTCGCCGCCGCGGTCGCCGGCCTCGCGGAACAGCCGGATCGCGCGCTCCCAGTGCCCGGCCGCGGACTCGTCGCGGCCCAGCCGCACCTCCACGTTGGCCAGGTTGTTCAGCGTGCGTGCCTCGCCGATCCGGTTGCCGGCCAGCTGGAACAGCGCCAGCGCGCGCTCGAACAGGCCGGTCGCGTCCGCGGGCCGGCCGCCGCGGTCGGTGACGATGCCGAGGCTGGTCAGCGCGCGGGCCTGGCCGTCCGCGTCGCCGGTGCGCGCGAACAGCGCCAGCGCCTCCTCGAAGTGCCGGGCCGCCGCGTCCGGCCGGCCGAGCCGCCAGTGCACCCCGCCGAGGTCGGTGAGCGCGTGCGCCTGGCCGAGCGTGTCGCCGTCGCGCCGGGCCGCGTCGGAGGCGTGGCCGTGCATGGTCAGCGCGTCCGCGAGGTGGGTGCCGGTCAGGTACCGGAACAGCGTGCGGGACAGCCGCACCGTGTGCGAGTGCCAGCCGTGCGTGGCGGTGTGCGCCGCGACCGCGACCAGCGTGGGCTGCTCCGCGTTCAGCCAGTCCAGCGCCGTGTCCGGGTCGGACAGCTCCGGCAGCGGGGTCATGACGGGCGGCGCGGCCGGGCGCAGGTGCGCCTCCGCCGGGTGCAGCGTGTCCATGGCCGCGGACGCGGCGGCGAGGTAGTGGTCGAACAGCCGGGTCAGCGCGGCGCGCCGGTCCGGCGGGCGGTCCTCGTCCTGCGCGCGGGTGACCGTGTGCGCGCGGACCAGGTCGTGGAACGCGTACCGGCCGGGCGCGGGCTGCTGGAGCAGGTGGTCGTCGCGCAGCCGCTCCAGGCCGGCCCGGGCGGCGGCGAGACCGGTGCCGGTCAGCGCGGCGGCGGCGTACGCGTCCAGGTCCTGCCCCGGGTGCAGCGCCGCCATCCGCAGCAGCAGGCGCAGCTCAGGGGCCAGGTTCTGGTACGACAGCCCGAGCGCCAGTTCCACCCCGGAGTCCAGCCGCCG
It encodes:
- a CDS encoding tetratricopeptide repeat protein — encoded protein: MDPAAAFVSLPDPARATGLDDLVERLRLLKIWAGDPSYETIKERVNAAWTAAGRPPAELARRSTVADCFRPGRRRLNTELVIEVVRALHPDTGYVAQWRQVLRVVGGESEASAQVRVQDRLPPDPAGFTGRDAELELLRRAARDGDTVVISAIEGMPGVGKTQLALRAAHLLLREVPYHRVLFVHLRGFHPDPAQPPADPAAVLDGFLRLLGVPGRDVPHDLDGRAAAYRARLAGTRTLVVLDDVATAAQVRPLLPDTPGCLALVTSRRRLGALGPATRLAVDVFTPGEATAYLRDAAPGTPTGTDPDAAARIARRCGHLPLALSLVAGHIRGTPGWTLTDHADRLDQRHRERRLDSGVELALGLSYQNLAPELRLLLRMAALHPGQDLDAYAAAALTGTGLAAARAGLERLRDDHLLQQPAPGRYAFHDLVRAHTVTRAQDEDRPPDRRAALTRLFDHYLAAASAAMDTLHPAEAHLRPAAPPVMTPLPELSDPDTALDWLNAEQPTLVAVAAHTATHGWHSHTVRLSRTLFRYLTGTHLADALTMHGHASDAARRDGDTLGQAHALTDLGGVHWRLGRPDAAARHFEEALALFARTGDADGQARALTSLGIVTDRGGRPADATGLFERALALFQLAGNRIGEARTLNNLANVEVRLGRDESAAGHWERAIRLFREAGDRGGEANALNGLGDLDVLAGRYDAGAARFQRALALYWQIGSRTGEANILDSLGTLHTRLGRPEQAVDLHRLALTMYRETGDRYGEARALNGLGEAARAAGDRAEARDRHAEALAIADDIGSPDQRARARAGLE
- a CDS encoding M23 family metallopeptidase produces the protein MVAAAAVWFIERAVRPPGPRPAFQLPVACGETWRLSTYPGHGEFDVDLYPTSGETWGRPVLASFGGTVVRAGINGRLGERTPDDPDGEMGRGGGYWVKIDHGGKWSTLYLHLLEPPMVREGQRVEMGDQLGRLGSTGESSAPHLHYEQQRGGEKVETHFAGEPSTITHDEEEYAVNRVSGNCP